One part of the Homo sapiens chromosome 19, GRCh38.p14 Primary Assembly genome encodes these proteins:
- the GPR42 gene encoding G-protein coupled receptor 42, translating to MDTGPDQSYFSGNHWFVFSVYLLTFLVGLPLNLLALVVFVGKLRCRPVAVDVLLLNLTASDLLLLLFLPFRMVEAANGMHWPLPFILCPLSGFIFFTTIYLTALFLAAVSIERFLSVAHPLWYKTRPRLGQAGLVSVACWLLASAHCSVVYVIEFSGDISHSQGTNGTCYLEFWKDQLAILLPVRLEMAVVLFVVPLIITSYCYSRLVWILGRGGSHRRQRRVAGLVAATLLNFLVCFGPYNVSHVVGYICGESPVWRIYVTLLSTLNSCVDPFVYYFSSSGFQADFHELLRRLCGLWGQWQQESSMELKEQKGGEEQRADRPAERKTSEHSQGCGTGGQVACAEN from the coding sequence ATGGATACAGGCCCCGACCAGTCCTACTTCTCCGGCAATCACTGGTTCGTCTTCTCGGTGTACCTTCTCACTTTCCTGGTGGGGCTCCCCCTCAACCTGCTGGCCCTGGTGGTCTTCGTGGGCAAGCTGCGGTGCCGCCCGGTGGCCGTGGACGTGCTCCTGCTCAACCTGACCGCCTCGGACCTGCTCCTGCTGCTGTTCCTGCCTTTCCGCATGGTGGAGGCAGCCAATGGCATGCACTGGCCCCTGCCCTTCATCCTCTGCCCACTCTCTGGATTCATCTTCTTCACCACCATCTATCTCACCGCCCTCTTCCTGGCAGCTGTGAGCATTGAACGCTTCCTGAGTGTGGCCCACCCACTGTGGTACAAGACCCGGccgaggctggggcaggcaggtcTGGTGAGTGTGGCCTGCTGGCTGTtggcctctgctcactgcagcgtGGTCTACGTCATAGAATTCTCAGGGGACATCTCCCACAGCCAGGGCACCAATGGGACCTGCTACCTGGAGTTCTGGAAGGACCAGCTAGCCATCCTCCTGCCCGTGCGGCTGGAGATGGCTGTGGTCCTCTTTGTGGTCCCGCTGATCATCACCAGCTACTGCTACAGCCGCCTGGTGTGGATCCTCGGCAGAGGGGGCAGCCACCGCCGGCAGAGGAGGGTGGCGGGGCTGGTGGCGGCCACGCTGCTCAACTTCCTTGTCTGCTTTGGGCCCTACAACGTGTCCCATGTCGTGGGCTATATCTGCGGTGAAAGCCCGGTGTGGAGGATCTACGTGACGCTTCTCAGCACCCTGAACTCCTGTGTCGACCCCTTTGTCTACTACTTCTCCTCCTCCGGGTTCCAAGCCGACTTTCATGAGCTGCTGAGGAGGTTGTGTGGGCTCTGGGGCCAGTGGCAGCAGGAGAGCAGCATGGAGCTGAAGGagcagaagggaggggaggagcagAGAGCGGACCGACCAGCTGAAAGAAAGACCAGTGAACACTCACAGGGCTGTGGAACTGGTGGCCAGGTGGCCTGTGCTGAAAACTAG